The Carnobacterium mobile DSM 4848 genome includes a window with the following:
- a CDS encoding conjugal transfer protein, with amino-acid sequence MKKLKSYTSIWSVEKVIYAINDFKLPFPITFSQMAWFVCSLFTVMLLGDLPPLSFIDGALLKYVGIPVSLTWFMSQKTFDGKKPYRFIQTTITYFVRPKVTYAGKTVKFQKEWMNQDTTIVRSELIELPD; translated from the coding sequence TTGAAAAAACTAAAAAGCTATACCAGTATTTGGTCTGTCGAAAAAGTTATTTACGCCATCAACGATTTTAAACTCCCCTTCCCTATCACGTTTTCTCAAATGGCATGGTTTGTCTGTAGTTTATTTACTGTCATGCTATTAGGAGATTTACCGCCCCTTTCATTCATTGATGGGGCTTTATTAAAGTATGTTGGTATTCCTGTAAGTTTAACATGGTTTATGAGCCAAAAAACCTTTGATGGGAAGAAACCCTATCGCTTTATTCAAACAACGATCACTTATTTCGTTCGCCCAAAAGTCACCTATGCTGGAAAAACAGTCAAGTTTCAAAAAGAATGGATGAATCAAGACACAACAATTGTAAGGAGTGAGCTGATTGAACTACCCGATTAA
- a CDS encoding ATP-binding protein, producing the protein MNYPIKYIENNLVFNHEGECFAYYELLPYNYSFLTPEQKVQVHTNFRQLIAQNREGKIHALQISTERSIQAIQEKSKQAVTGRLKDVAFQRIDEQTEALVSMIGDNQLDYRFFIGFKLLVNEQEVNLKNLRKSAKNTLTAFFREVNHKLMNDFVVMPQDEIRRFTKMADLLQSKIERRFQIRPLDKNDFGYLIEHVYGKTSTAFEDYAYPLPLKKQKETTLVKRYDLIKPTRSLIEENQRYLKIQNEEDTLYVAYFTIDSIVGELDFPSNEIFYYQQQQFDFPIDTSMNIEIVANKKALSTIRNKKKELKDLDDHAWENNNETGNNVLEALEDVTELETTLDQNKEAMYKLSYVIRISADSYDELKRRCNEVKDFYDDWSIKLVRPFGDMMGLHKEFLPASKRYMNDYIQYVTSDFIAGLGFGASQLLGETDGIYIGYNLETGQNVYLKPSLASQGVKGSVTNALASAFLGSLGGGKSFSNNLLVYYAVLFGAQAVIVDPKAERGLWKETLPEIAHEINIVNLTSEEKNQGLLDPYVLMKRKKDAESLAIDILTFLTGISSRDGEKFPLLRKAIRSVTQKEIRGLWLVIDVLREDENPLASSIADHIESFTDYDFAHLLFSDGSTENSISLDKQLNILQVADLVLPNSQTNFSDYTTIELLSVAMLIVISTFALDFIHTDRQTFKIVDLDEAWSFLQVAQGKSLSNRLVRAGRSMNAGVYFVTQNADDLIDEKLKNNIGLKFAFRSTDIQEIKKTLEFFGVDKEDEDNQKRLRELENGQCLMQDLYGRVGRIQVHPVFEDLFHAFDTRPPLHQTK; encoded by the coding sequence TTGAACTACCCGATTAAATATATTGAAAATAACTTGGTTTTTAATCATGAGGGAGAATGCTTTGCCTACTACGAGCTGCTTCCCTACAACTATTCTTTTTTGACTCCTGAACAAAAAGTACAAGTCCACACAAATTTCCGTCAATTGATCGCTCAAAATCGTGAAGGAAAAATTCATGCCCTACAAATCAGTACTGAACGATCCATTCAAGCGATTCAAGAAAAAAGCAAACAAGCTGTAACAGGACGATTGAAAGACGTTGCCTTTCAACGAATTGATGAACAAACAGAAGCGTTAGTTTCCATGATTGGTGACAATCAACTGGACTATCGTTTTTTTATTGGGTTTAAACTACTGGTCAATGAACAAGAAGTGAATTTAAAAAACTTACGCAAATCGGCCAAAAATACCTTAACGGCTTTCTTCCGTGAAGTGAATCATAAATTGATGAATGATTTTGTTGTGATGCCGCAAGATGAAATCCGTCGGTTTACCAAAATGGCTGATTTGCTTCAATCAAAAATCGAACGCCGCTTTCAGATTCGTCCATTAGATAAGAATGATTTTGGGTATTTAATTGAACATGTCTATGGCAAAACGAGTACGGCTTTTGAAGATTATGCGTACCCTCTCCCATTAAAGAAACAAAAAGAAACGACACTAGTAAAACGTTATGATTTAATCAAACCGACTCGTTCACTGATCGAAGAAAATCAACGATACCTTAAAATCCAAAATGAAGAAGATACCCTTTATGTGGCTTACTTTACTATTGATTCGATTGTCGGGGAGTTGGATTTCCCTTCTAATGAAATCTTTTATTACCAGCAACAACAATTCGATTTCCCAATCGATACATCAATGAATATTGAAATTGTCGCAAACAAAAAAGCCCTCTCTACGATTCGAAATAAGAAAAAAGAATTAAAAGATTTAGATGATCATGCTTGGGAAAATAACAACGAGACCGGAAACAATGTCTTAGAAGCTCTAGAAGATGTAACCGAGTTAGAAACGACTCTCGACCAAAATAAGGAAGCGATGTACAAATTGAGCTATGTGATTCGAATCTCAGCTGATTCTTATGATGAACTCAAACGGCGGTGCAATGAAGTCAAAGATTTTTATGATGATTGGAGCATCAAATTAGTTCGTCCTTTTGGGGATATGATGGGACTCCATAAAGAATTTCTTCCGGCAAGCAAACGCTATATGAATGACTACATTCAGTATGTGACATCTGATTTTATTGCTGGACTCGGTTTCGGTGCTTCCCAACTATTAGGAGAAACAGATGGCATCTATATCGGCTACAACTTGGAAACTGGTCAAAATGTCTATCTCAAACCTAGTCTTGCCAGTCAAGGTGTCAAAGGGTCGGTTACCAATGCTTTAGCTTCGGCTTTTCTAGGTTCTTTAGGTGGCGGGAAATCCTTTTCGAACAATTTGCTGGTTTATTATGCCGTATTATTTGGCGCACAGGCGGTAATTGTTGATCCAAAGGCAGAACGCGGGCTTTGGAAAGAAACCTTGCCAGAGATCGCGCATGAGATTAATATCGTTAATCTAACCAGTGAGGAAAAGAACCAAGGGTTGCTTGATCCTTATGTCTTAATGAAAAGAAAAAAAGATGCAGAAAGTTTAGCGATCGATATTCTCACTTTTCTAACAGGTATTTCGAGTCGTGATGGGGAAAAGTTTCCACTTTTACGAAAGGCCATTCGTTCCGTTACGCAAAAAGAAATACGAGGTTTGTGGTTAGTGATTGATGTCTTACGAGAAGATGAGAATCCGCTTGCTTCTTCTATTGCGGATCACATTGAAAGTTTTACGGACTATGACTTCGCTCATTTGCTTTTTAGTGATGGCTCAACGGAGAATTCGATTAGTTTGGATAAGCAGTTAAACATTCTTCAAGTCGCCGATTTAGTCCTTCCTAATTCTCAAACCAATTTCTCGGATTATACCACTATTGAATTGCTGAGCGTGGCTATGTTGATCGTGATTTCTACCTTTGCGCTTGATTTCATTCATACTGACCGTCAAACATTCAAAATTGTGGACTTGGATGAAGCCTGGTCTTTCTTACAAGTGGCACAAGGAAAATCTCTATCCAATCGCTTAGTACGTGCTGGGCGCTCCATGAATGCGGGGGTCTACTTTGTTACCCAGAATGCGGACGATTTGATCGATGAAAAATTGAAAAACAATATCGGACTGAAATTTGCTTTTCGTTCTACCGATATTCAGGAGATCAAGAAAACGTTAGAATTCTTTGGAGTCGATAAAGAAGATGAAGACAATCAAAAGCGTTTGCGTGAGTTGGAAAATGGACAATGTTTGATGCAAGATCTATATGGTCGCGTGGGCAGGATTCAAGTGCATCCCGTCTTTGAAGACCTCTTTCATGCCTTTGATACTCGGCCGCCTTTACACCAAACGAAATGA
- a CDS encoding CD3337/EF1877 family mobilome membrane protein, with protein MKTKTKKVLLIMLLMGLTVFLLLVLTATLVQAAGLVDDTIDTQNLYSHYPLSHYQLDFYVDSSWDWLPWNWTDGIGNQVQYGLYAISNFIWTISLYLSNATGYLIQQAYTLDFISDTANQIGENMQILAGVSSSGFSQSGFYVGFLLLFILIIGVYVGYVGLIKRETSKAIQAVTNFVVVFLLSAGFIAYAPSYIQKLNDFSADISQASLDLGSKIILPHSDSQGKDSVDLIRNTLFSVQVEQPWLLLQFDQSSKEEIGESRVEALVSIDPNTNKGKDREEAVKEEIEEHDNQNLTLTKTTTRLGTVFFLFLFNIGISIFIFLLTGIMIFSQVLFILYAMFLPVSFLLSMLPTFTSMGKSALMKLFNTIMLRAGITLIITAAFSLSTMLYSLTAGYPFFLIAFLQIVTFAGIYLKLGDIMSFFNLQTSDSQQVSRSVFRRPRQMAHHGARRLQRTVSQTLIGGTAGWVAGSTRKRQKQRALTDTPADQTPAKKAVASPTQSQPVSRSYRTGQSIGKVMDTKNRVRQTMANNKQQVQELPKPLQTKRLQSVSDLKQGITDEQTQTSAKKKKSLPVSSSQVKKGVRVDKKEATSPTKAHQRPTTIGKKEKLQKEKPRDLKQTREAVTAQKRQQGSHSELSVIKSHSTVPKQWVPSKKNIPVESQRKETKPTRSYKVKKEFRLSKGQPFRKRSTVRLKRLPRKKGEIK; from the coding sequence ATGAAAACAAAAACGAAAAAAGTACTGCTGATCATGCTACTGATGGGATTGACTGTTTTTTTATTGCTTGTTCTCACTGCAACTCTCGTTCAAGCCGCTGGATTAGTGGATGATACCATAGACACTCAAAACCTCTACTCACACTACCCACTTTCTCATTATCAATTAGATTTCTATGTCGATTCAAGTTGGGATTGGCTGCCATGGAATTGGACAGATGGCATCGGTAATCAAGTGCAATATGGCTTATATGCGATTTCCAATTTCATTTGGACGATTAGCTTGTATTTGTCCAATGCAACCGGTTATTTAATCCAGCAAGCTTATACACTTGATTTCATTTCAGATACCGCTAATCAAATTGGCGAGAACATGCAGATTTTAGCGGGTGTATCTTCCAGTGGCTTTTCTCAATCCGGCTTTTATGTGGGCTTCTTATTACTGTTTATTCTGATTATAGGTGTTTATGTTGGGTATGTCGGACTGATCAAACGAGAAACGTCAAAAGCCATTCAAGCCGTCACAAATTTTGTGGTGGTTTTTTTATTGTCCGCAGGGTTTATCGCTTATGCCCCTTCCTATATTCAAAAGCTTAATGACTTTTCAGCCGATATCAGTCAAGCCAGTTTAGATTTAGGTTCAAAGATTATTCTTCCTCACTCAGATAGTCAAGGAAAAGACAGTGTGGACTTGATTCGGAACACCTTGTTTTCGGTCCAAGTTGAACAGCCTTGGCTCTTATTGCAGTTTGATCAGTCCAGTAAAGAAGAGATTGGAGAATCACGTGTAGAAGCACTGGTGTCGATTGATCCCAATACAAATAAAGGAAAAGATCGAGAAGAAGCCGTTAAGGAAGAGATTGAAGAACATGACAATCAGAATTTAACATTAACCAAAACGACTACACGATTAGGAACCGTCTTCTTCCTCTTTTTATTCAATATCGGTATTTCGATTTTTATCTTCTTACTGACTGGGATCATGATTTTTTCTCAAGTCTTGTTTATCTTGTACGCCATGTTCTTACCGGTCAGTTTTCTATTGTCCATGTTGCCGACCTTTACGAGTATGGGAAAATCGGCTTTGATGAAACTCTTCAATACTATCATGTTACGAGCAGGGATTACGTTGATCATTACAGCAGCCTTCAGTTTATCCACGATGCTCTATAGCTTGACAGCCGGGTATCCTTTCTTCTTGATCGCGTTCTTGCAAATTGTTACGTTCGCAGGCATTTATCTCAAATTAGGCGATATCATGAGTTTCTTCAACCTGCAAACAAGTGATTCACAACAAGTCAGCCGCAGTGTCTTTCGTCGTCCACGTCAAATGGCACATCATGGTGCTAGACGGTTGCAGCGCACAGTGAGTCAGACTTTGATTGGCGGAACTGCCGGCTGGGTGGCTGGCAGCACACGCAAACGGCAGAAACAACGTGCTTTGACAGATACTCCAGCTGATCAAACACCAGCAAAAAAGGCGGTTGCTTCCCCTACTCAATCTCAACCTGTCTCACGCAGTTACCGAACTGGACAATCGATTGGAAAAGTAATGGATACAAAAAATCGTGTCCGTCAAACGATGGCAAACAATAAGCAGCAAGTCCAAGAATTGCCAAAGCCTCTTCAAACGAAGAGGCTTCAATCTGTCTCTGATTTAAAACAAGGCATTACGGATGAACAGACACAAACGTCAGCTAAAAAGAAAAAGAGCCTTCCTGTTTCATCTAGTCAAGTAAAGAAAGGGGTAAGAGTAGACAAAAAAGAAGCAACTTCTCCAACGAAAGCACATCAAAGACCGACGACTATCGGTAAAAAAGAAAAACTTCAAAAAGAGAAACCAAGAGATTTGAAGCAAACAAGAGAAGCCGTGACGGCACAAAAACGGCAGCAAGGATCTCATTCAGAACTGTCTGTTATTAAAAGTCATTCTACTGTTCCTAAGCAATGGGTACCCTCGAAGAAAAATATACCTGTTGAGTCACAACGAAAAGAAACAAAGCCCACTCGGTCTTACAAAGTCAAAAAAGAGTTCCGACTCTCTAAAGGGCAACCCTTTAGAAAACGTTCCACTGTTCGCTTGAAACGCCTGCCTCGAAAGAAAGGGGAAATCAAATGA